A region from the Mycoplasmopsis bovigenitalium genome encodes:
- a CDS encoding PQ-loop domain-containing transporter, with product MWEQKILDIYTLKADSPISGWIAWVFATISIILTVSIGVPQLVYLLKNKDTGEGVNFYSFWIVLVGAIGWMLIGSWDVAEVKMAASAIANMLSLLLFIFTIFFTYKYARNEAKRKQAWIALTVAVVAVALSSALAIYGLVGKDANGNQLRMWPQLHAVCVVVFPMLTTFSFFPSVIKSLEQKRFMGMSKGMLFTLVSINITWIIYRINLGINNKEFTTGLITTMVWQFVSLSIYLSQVYLLIRQYVINKREKRIITKNTNEQKR from the coding sequence ATGTGAGAACAAAAAATATTAGACATATATACTTTAAAAGCCGATAGTCCCATTTCAGGGTGAATAGCTTGAGTATTTGCAACAATTTCAATTATTTTAACTGTAAGTATTGGTGTACCTCAACTAGTTTACTTACTTAAAAATAAAGACACGGGAGAGGGAGTCAACTTCTACTCATTTTGAATAGTTTTAGTAGGAGCTATTGGTTGAATGCTAATAGGCTCGTGAGATGTTGCGGAAGTTAAAATGGCAGCATCAGCAATTGCTAATATGTTGTCATTGCTGTTATTTATATTCACAATATTCTTTACTTATAAATATGCAAGAAATGAAGCAAAAAGAAAACAAGCTTGAATTGCATTAACTGTTGCTGTTGTGGCAGTGGCTTTATCAAGTGCTCTTGCTATTTATGGTTTAGTCGGCAAAGATGCAAATGGAAACCAACTGAGAATGTGACCACAATTACACGCTGTTTGTGTTGTTGTCTTCCCTATGCTTACAACATTTAGTTTCTTCCCTTCTGTGATTAAATCTCTTGAACAGAAACGTTTTATGGGTATGTCAAAAGGAATGCTTTTTACACTTGTATCAATAAACATAACTTGAATAATATATAGAATTAACCTAGGAATCAATAACAAAGAATTCACAACCGGTTTAATTACAACAATGGTGTGACAGTTTGTTTCACTATCTATTTACCTATCACAAGTTTATTTATTAATTAGACAATATGTAATTAACAAACGCGAAAAAAGAATAATAACAAAAAATACTAACGAACAAAAACGTTAG
- a CDS encoding RNA-binding S4 domain-containing protein, translated as MNNVVLIDGNSITLGQFLKLTKIISTGGQAKFFIETNNIKINNNTANGRSTKIFSGDVVWINNKAYFVKN; from the coding sequence ATGAATAATGTGGTTTTAATAGATGGTAATTCAATTACACTTGGTCAGTTTTTAAAATTAACTAAAATCATTTCCACAGGCGGGCAAGCAAAATTTTTTATAGAAACAAATAATATTAAAATTAATAACAATACCGCAAATGGAAGAAGTACTAAAATTTTCTCAGGCGATGTTGTTTGAATAAACAATAAAGCATATTTTGTTAAAAATTAA
- a CDS encoding DNA polymerase III subunit beta produces MKFQINKKIFDEVLEIVSKYSDAISTFYGFRCVLIEVTDEKIILKTSNDSINIIKQIDVDDINVKVESTGKFLIQTNVIKPIIKKLSGNIDISTDNNQLLTISQGTSNYQVSLVNENSFPAFDNIINVKEIKINTSKLKKAIKSVIHAASLDNNLIYKCINIRNKNDSLHFTTTDSYRLALYQLKHNGLITENVDISVVAKDLSSLIPTDAPEEITLFYNDIKVGIKYENTVITSRVVTIPFKDTEPLFENLNIKHSIQIEKTELNDLLNRVWLANGDKQNRLSFAVKEGSLKITNNVVEVGSFVATTDKFKYSGDLIEFDLNYNFLKDAISIFDEEISILIDERVAKFLIISHSDTGSKQLITPLRR; encoded by the coding sequence ATGAAATTTCAAATAAATAAAAAAATATTTGATGAAGTTTTAGAAATTGTCTCAAAGTACTCAGATGCTATTAGTACATTTTATGGTTTCAGATGTGTTTTAATTGAAGTCACGGATGAAAAAATAATTCTTAAAACTTCAAACGACTCAATAAACATAATAAAACAAATAGATGTTGATGATATTAATGTAAAAGTTGAATCAACAGGAAAATTTTTAATACAAACTAATGTTATTAAACCTATTATTAAAAAACTATCGGGAAATATTGATATCTCAACAGATAATAATCAATTATTAACCATCTCTCAGGGAACTTCAAACTACCAAGTATCTTTAGTTAATGAAAATAGTTTTCCGGCTTTTGACAATATAATAAATGTCAAGGAAATAAAAATTAATACTTCTAAGCTTAAAAAAGCAATTAAGAGTGTTATACATGCGGCAAGTTTAGACAATAATTTAATTTACAAGTGCATTAATATAAGAAATAAAAACGACTCGCTACACTTCACAACAACTGATTCATACAGACTTGCACTTTATCAATTAAAACACAATGGATTAATAACGGAAAATGTTGATATATCGGTTGTTGCTAAAGATTTAAGTTCACTAATACCAACAGACGCGCCCGAAGAAATTACACTATTCTACAACGATATAAAAGTAGGTATTAAATACGAAAATACAGTTATAACTTCAAGGGTAGTTACAATTCCTTTTAAAGACACAGAACCATTATTTGAAAATTTAAATATTAAACATAGCATTCAAATTGAAAAAACTGAGTTAAATGATTTATTAAATAGAGTGTGATTAGCAAACGGTGACAAGCAAAATAGACTTTCTTTTGCGGTTAAAGAAGGCAGCTTAAAAATCACTAATAATGTTGTAGAAGTGGGATCATTTGTTGCGACTACTGATAAATTTAAATACTCAGGGGATTTAATAGAATTTGATTTAAATTATAATTTTCTAAAAGACGCTATATCAATTTTTGACGAGGAAATTTCAATTCTTATTGACGAAAGAGTTGCTAAATTTTTAATTATTTCTCACTCAGACACTGGTTCAAAACAATTGATAACCCCTTTAAGGAGATAA
- the dnaA gene encoding chromosomal replication initiator protein DnaA, protein MSIQVQKEEKLLAYNESFLNVAKSEITDKMILKNFFMALKIVNVSGDNVEIDAELTTESINIIKSSMRENLEKILKDVFGRYVNYIINSVKKIKKQDNDFDANVGAIKKNVVKNIKNNQSFLVDFTFKNYIESEFNKDVVKMAKSLVNSELSPFNVVFIFGNSGLGKTHLFNAIGNELVKQDKSVIYINPTNFVTEISILLQENNQKKIYSRIKELNEVSVLMFDDFQNYGQGNKKSTLNVINQILDHRLNSPDKYTLFASDKQVSALNTMFERRLITRLTQGLQLEIKPPKQADLLKILEYFITIKKLSPENWEIEAKNFVTRNFKESIRSLIGAIDRLAFYGKAIQENTNGKYTEAIVNNILSSIANNKERVTPDVILDYVSKYYKVAKKEIIGKSRKQDIVVARHIAIYIIRTELELPLEKIGKFFGNRDHTTILNAINKIENNKDLTDQATNRAIAAISDEIYKLQ, encoded by the coding sequence GTGAGTATTCAAGTACAAAAAGAAGAAAAGTTATTGGCTTATAATGAAAGTTTTTTAAATGTTGCAAAATCTGAAATTACTGACAAAATGATTTTAAAAAACTTTTTTATGGCATTAAAGATTGTTAATGTAAGTGGAGATAATGTTGAAATTGATGCTGAGTTGACAACAGAAAGTATTAATATCATAAAATCTTCAATGAGAGAAAATTTAGAAAAAATATTAAAAGATGTTTTTGGAAGATATGTAAATTACATTATTAATAGTGTAAAAAAAATAAAAAAACAAGATAATGATTTTGATGCAAATGTTGGCGCGATAAAGAAAAATGTAGTAAAAAACATTAAAAATAATCAAAGCTTTTTAGTTGACTTTACTTTTAAAAATTACATTGAATCTGAATTCAATAAAGATGTTGTTAAGATGGCAAAATCATTAGTAAATAGCGAATTAAGTCCTTTTAATGTTGTTTTTATTTTTGGGAATTCTGGATTAGGCAAAACTCACTTATTCAACGCTATTGGCAATGAATTGGTAAAACAAGATAAATCAGTAATTTACATAAACCCAACCAATTTTGTCACAGAAATATCAATACTCCTTCAAGAAAACAATCAAAAAAAAATATATTCAAGAATAAAAGAACTTAATGAAGTTTCTGTGTTAATGTTTGATGATTTTCAAAATTATGGTCAAGGTAACAAAAAATCAACCTTAAATGTGATAAATCAGATACTTGACCACAGGTTAAACTCCCCTGACAAATATACACTTTTTGCTTCTGATAAACAGGTTTCCGCTCTAAATACCATGTTTGAAAGAAGACTTATTACAAGATTAACACAAGGTTTACAACTTGAAATTAAACCCCCTAAACAAGCTGATTTATTAAAAATATTAGAATATTTCATAACTATTAAAAAATTAAGCCCTGAAAATTGAGAAATTGAGGCCAAAAACTTTGTTACTCGAAATTTTAAAGAATCAATTAGAAGTTTAATTGGTGCAATTGACAGACTAGCTTTTTACGGAAAAGCTATACAAGAAAATACTAATGGCAAATATACCGAAGCAATTGTAAATAACATACTTTCGTCAATTGCCAATAACAAAGAACGAGTTACTCCGGATGTTATTTTAGATTATGTTTCGAAATATTATAAAGTTGCAAAAAAAGAAATTATTGGTAAGAGCAGAAAACAAGATATAGTAGTTGCCCGACATATTGCGATTTATATTATAAGAACCGAATTAGAACTTCCTCTTGAAAAAATTGGTAAATTTTTTGGGAATAGAGACCATACAACCATTTTAAATGCTATAAATAAAATAGAAAATAATAAAGATTTAACTGACCAAGCAACAAACAGAGCAATTGCTGCGATATCAGACGAAATTTACAAATTACAATAA
- a CDS encoding AAA family ATPase: protein MNYELKSKEKTSRGVFKKILSGGPNANWNYTLAIFVADEGENFSIYCTNVSFKLMTHYDITYTENPNSRHKSKLLKSISVSEPKNSSELEKVMLATNSGIGKATIEKMRDKFGENWIDNFKNNPQPFALTLSSNIYERLVTFFKTYTDKSYNFFLSNSLQKLHTQLVEDFGDKEDLVELLKTKNPYTLVLKNNYDFEVIDKLAHLLTMQESPLRLQALIHHSVNSLINNFNSTLVPVQNVLQLIAKDSYFYKPEQIIEDIQSLIHQGILYFDNQKHLLSTQEMLEKEMFIASKLLSLKSSNAKKYESAHAINDLSELQQQAFNNAVLDNVSIISGFPGTGKSYIIKHLISFWLNNKTYKKSEIAVLAPTGRAAVNIKIKQDIDAKTIHSYFKITQQNHKNKLVSNNNDIQPKVLIIDEFSMVNIDILHCVLENSIDLEKIVFVGDVDQLPCIGPGNLLDDLIKSNKFKITKLVEIFRTDREEIPNHFLNIKENKKPEMNTEHIHWINSTEDYFNEKLIEIFANKINDYGIEDVAVIIPMHKTPHGIANINQLLQKFYLDYRSTKNDQIEYFTIGSDKKYYIGDKVIQNANDYVLDVYNGEIGFIKSYDSKNKIIKVDFGYKIIEYTHSEFLEYITLGYAISVHKFQGSESPSVIFCVLKEYNWAINTKLIYTAVSRAKDDLSIVGDINYYINSITLKNNTTEFITSFSNFLNMEV, encoded by the coding sequence ATGAATTATGAGTTAAAATCAAAAGAAAAAACATCAAGAGGTGTTTTTAAAAAAATATTATCAGGCGGCCCTAATGCTAATTGAAACTATACTCTTGCAATTTTTGTCGCCGATGAAGGCGAAAATTTTTCAATTTACTGCACTAATGTTTCATTTAAATTAATGACTCACTACGATATCACTTATACTGAAAATCCGAATTCGCGCCATAAATCAAAATTGCTGAAATCTATCTCTGTTAGTGAACCAAAAAATTCTTCAGAGCTAGAAAAAGTAATGCTGGCAACGAATTCGGGCATTGGCAAGGCAACGATTGAAAAAATGAGAGATAAATTCGGGGAAAATTGAATCGATAATTTCAAAAATAATCCACAACCTTTTGCTTTAACTCTTTCATCTAATATTTATGAACGACTTGTAACATTTTTTAAAACATATACTGATAAAAGCTATAATTTTTTCTTAAGTAATTCTTTGCAAAAATTACACACACAATTAGTTGAAGATTTTGGCGATAAAGAAGATTTGGTTGAATTACTAAAAACAAAAAATCCTTACACACTAGTCCTTAAAAATAATTATGATTTTGAAGTGATTGACAAATTAGCTCATTTGTTAACGATGCAAGAAAGCCCGCTGAGATTGCAAGCTTTAATTCATCATTCTGTGAATTCATTAATTAATAATTTTAACTCAACGCTTGTTCCCGTTCAAAACGTTTTACAATTGATTGCGAAAGATTCCTACTTTTACAAGCCTGAACAAATTATTGAAGATATTCAATCTCTTATTCATCAAGGAATATTATATTTTGATAATCAAAAACATTTGCTATCAACTCAAGAAATGCTAGAAAAAGAAATGTTTATAGCTTCTAAATTATTAAGTTTAAAAAGTTCTAATGCTAAAAAATATGAGTCCGCTCATGCAATAAACGATCTTTCAGAGCTTCAACAACAAGCCTTTAATAATGCGGTTCTTGACAATGTTTCAATTATTTCTGGTTTTCCGGGAACGGGCAAGTCTTACATTATTAAACATTTAATTTCTTTTTGATTGAATAATAAAACATACAAAAAAAGCGAAATCGCGGTTCTCGCCCCAACAGGTAGAGCAGCTGTTAATATCAAAATTAAACAAGATATTGATGCGAAAACTATTCACAGTTACTTTAAAATTACACAGCAAAATCATAAAAACAAACTTGTTTCAAATAATAATGACATACAGCCAAAAGTGTTAATAATTGATGAGTTTTCAATGGTGAATATTGATATTTTGCATTGTGTGCTTGAAAATTCAATTGATTTAGAAAAAATAGTTTTTGTTGGCGATGTAGATCAATTGCCGTGCATAGGGCCTGGAAATTTACTTGATGATTTAATAAAATCAAATAAGTTTAAAATAACTAAACTAGTTGAAATTTTTCGGACTGATAGAGAAGAAATCCCAAACCATTTTTTAAATATTAAAGAAAACAAGAAACCAGAAATGAATACCGAACATATTCATTGAATAAATTCAACAGAAGATTATTTTAATGAAAAATTAATTGAAATATTCGCGAACAAAATAAACGATTATGGAATAGAGGATGTTGCTGTGATTATACCTATGCATAAAACACCTCATGGAATAGCAAACATTAATCAACTTTTACAGAAATTTTATCTTGATTATCGTTCAACAAAAAATGACCAAATTGAATATTTTACAATTGGATCGGATAAAAAATATTATATTGGCGATAAGGTTATTCAAAACGCAAATGACTATGTTTTAGATGTTTACAATGGTGAGATAGGATTTATTAAATCATATGACAGCAAAAACAAAATAATTAAAGTTGATTTTGGTTATAAAATTATTGAATATACTCATAGTGAATTTTTAGAATATATAACCTTAGGTTATGCTATATCAGTCCATAAATTCCAAGGATCTGAATCACCTAGTGTTATATTTTGTGTTTTAAAAGAATATAATTGAGCTATCAATACTAAATTGATTTATACTGCTGTATCTCGCGCGAAAGATGATTTATCGATAGTTGGTGATATAAATTATTATATAAATTCAATCACATTAAAAAATAACACGACCGAGTTTATTACATCTTTTAGCAACTTTCTAAATATGGAGGTTTAA
- the pth gene encoding aminoacyl-tRNA hydrolase, whose product MKLIVGLGNIGNEYRFTRHNAGFLTIDKLIEKTGVQLNKDKFNGHYGIGDGFILAKPSTYMNKSGDFIREICRFYKINSSDVMIIYDEKDFNLGQASIKIGGSSAGHNGVTSVMNNLPNNDFKRLRIGIGKNPNYELKDWVLSNFKLEEMQILERVITAAADAAISFVYNDINIVIEKFNAANKK is encoded by the coding sequence ATGAAATTAATTGTTGGATTGGGTAATATTGGCAATGAATACAGATTTACAAGACATAACGCTGGCTTTTTAACTATTGATAAACTTATTGAAAAAACAGGAGTCCAATTAAATAAAGACAAATTTAATGGTCATTATGGAATTGGTGACGGATTCATATTAGCAAAACCTTCAACTTATATGAATAAATCAGGTGATTTTATTCGCGAAATTTGTCGTTTTTACAAAATAAATTCCTCAGATGTGATGATAATTTATGATGAAAAAGACTTTAATTTAGGTCAAGCCTCAATTAAAATTGGTGGTTCGTCAGCAGGTCATAACGGCGTTACGAGTGTGATGAACAATTTACCAAACAATGATTTTAAAAGACTTCGAATTGGTATTGGAAAAAATCCTAATTATGAACTAAAAGATTGAGTTTTAAGTAATTTTAAACTTGAAGAAATGCAAATTTTGGAACGAGTAATTACCGCCGCCGCAGACGCAGCAATCTCATTTGTTTACAATGATATAAATATAGTGATTGAGAAATTTAATGCAGCCAACAAAAAATAA
- the tilS gene encoding tRNA lysidine(34) synthetase TilS, which produces MQPTKNKVLLAVSGGPDSIFLFHWALNIYGPKNIVVATINYKTRQESDLEVEYVRSLCESKNVTFEFKTFIYEKTYGNFESWAREKRYEFFNEIYLKYDCKTLLTGHHKDDFIETALMQEESGRKPLFYGIKEHNFLLGMQIYRPFVLKYWKSEIYQNLHNCNIKYFEDSSNLNTNFTRNKIRKNLSNFSNGEKELIFARFQSLNLKLQDLSLKINKTFSFWRESKFSQDKFRDLEHKDYLIFKYIIEFYSNIKLSSQKINSIVKWVLSENRTSKFKLKDDVYLIKKRGLLVA; this is translated from the coding sequence ATGCAGCCAACAAAAAATAAAGTTCTTTTAGCGGTTAGCGGAGGTCCTGACTCAATTTTTCTTTTTCATTGAGCTCTTAATATTTATGGGCCAAAAAATATTGTTGTTGCAACAATAAACTATAAAACTAGACAAGAAAGTGATTTAGAAGTCGAATATGTAAGGTCGTTATGTGAAAGTAAAAATGTCACATTTGAGTTTAAAACGTTTATATATGAAAAAACATATGGTAATTTTGAATCTTGAGCAAGAGAAAAAAGATACGAATTTTTCAATGAAATTTACTTGAAATATGATTGCAAAACTTTATTAACAGGACACCACAAAGACGACTTTATTGAAACAGCACTAATGCAAGAAGAAAGTGGGCGCAAACCGCTTTTTTATGGAATAAAAGAGCACAACTTCTTACTTGGAATGCAAATATACAGACCCTTTGTTTTAAAATATTGGAAATCTGAAATTTATCAAAATTTACACAATTGTAATATTAAATATTTTGAAGATTCATCTAATTTAAATACAAACTTTACTAGAAATAAAATTAGAAAAAATCTTTCAAACTTTTCAAATGGTGAAAAGGAATTAATTTTTGCGAGATTTCAATCCTTAAACTTGAAATTGCAAGACCTATCATTAAAAATCAATAAAACTTTTTCATTTTGAAGAGAATCTAAATTTAGTCAAGACAAATTTCGAGATTTAGAACATAAAGATTACTTAATTTTTAAATATATTATTGAGTTTTACTCAAACATAAAACTAAGTTCACAAAAGATTAATTCAATTGTAAAATGAGTATTATCGGAAAATCGAACTTCAAAATTTAAACTCAAAGACGATGTTTATCTAATAAAAAAACGCGGATTATTAGTTGCATAG
- the ftsH gene encoding ATP-dependent zinc metalloprotease FtsH produces MNDKKPINKGRIIWIFILFVIISLAVFAIGYMLYERLKPEAQQVGINVFQEHVIKALRGSDDGIFIKSAKQDWFNGQIYYVLSDGGIDHHFVARVGRENAQQWFDQSFILNQALKTKFSIDASDNHTTLLDLLQKSGQTIVNGTVKSQISIDALGIPSNKTPFWESLLLSVLPLLIWIVIGWWLFRSISRGGNMVGMVGENRNPAQKINSKKKFDDIAGNKEAIEEIREIVDYLKNPKKYATAGARMPHGILLGGPPGTGKTLLAKATAGEANVPFYFISASNFVEMYVGLGAKRVRNVVAEARKNAPAIIFIDELDAIGRTRGAGLGGGHDEREQTLNQLLVEMDGMEENNGILFFAATNRTDVLDPALIRPGRFDRQIIVGLPDVKERQEILELHAKGKRISSNVNMQKVARRTPGYSGAQLENVINEASLLAVRANHDVITLEDIDEAIDRVMAGPAKKNRVISKKELTMVAYHEAGHAVVGIKIPGGNKVQKITIIPRGNAGGYNLMMPEEEKYNLTKQDLIAMITSYMGGRAAEEIIYGSNNISTGASDDIQKATKLARKMVTEWGMSELGPIQYEADEGSPFLGRDYLKSSGFSTKVGHEIDLEVRKIIVEAQARAHKIIQENKELLELIKEALIEKETIVAEEIEYIATNMKLPEAEQSTNIQETNKSLNIDELIQSTNE; encoded by the coding sequence ATGAACGACAAAAAACCCATAAACAAAGGTAGAATAATTTGAATATTCATATTGTTCGTCATAATTTCTCTTGCTGTATTCGCAATTGGTTATATGCTTTATGAAAGATTAAAACCTGAAGCACAGCAAGTTGGTATTAATGTTTTCCAAGAACATGTGATTAAAGCATTAAGAGGTAGTGATGATGGAATATTTATAAAATCTGCTAAACAGGATTGATTTAATGGACAAATCTATTATGTATTATCAGATGGCGGTATAGATCATCACTTTGTTGCAAGAGTGGGCCGAGAAAATGCTCAACAATGATTTGACCAGTCATTTATTTTAAATCAAGCACTAAAAACAAAATTTAGTATAGATGCAAGTGATAATCACACAACACTACTTGATTTGCTTCAAAAATCTGGCCAAACTATTGTAAATGGCACTGTAAAATCTCAAATATCAATTGATGCTTTAGGCATTCCATCAAATAAAACACCATTCTGAGAATCGCTATTATTATCAGTTCTTCCACTTCTTATTTGAATAGTTATTGGGTGATGATTATTTAGAAGTATTTCAAGAGGCGGGAATATGGTTGGCATGGTTGGCGAAAACAGAAACCCTGCCCAAAAAATCAACAGTAAGAAAAAATTTGACGATATTGCCGGTAATAAAGAAGCGATCGAAGAAATTAGAGAAATTGTTGATTACCTAAAAAATCCTAAAAAATATGCAACTGCGGGAGCTAGAATGCCGCATGGTATTTTATTAGGAGGTCCTCCCGGAACTGGTAAAACTCTTTTAGCAAAAGCAACAGCTGGTGAAGCTAATGTTCCTTTCTACTTTATTTCAGCATCTAATTTTGTTGAAATGTATGTTGGTTTAGGAGCAAAAAGAGTTAGAAATGTAGTTGCCGAAGCAAGAAAAAATGCGCCAGCAATTATATTTATTGATGAGCTTGATGCTATTGGGCGTACACGTGGAGCTGGTTTAGGTGGTGGACACGATGAGCGTGAACAAACTCTTAACCAGCTGCTTGTCGAAATGGACGGTATGGAAGAAAATAATGGTATTTTATTCTTTGCTGCAACAAACAGAACTGATGTTCTGGACCCTGCTTTAATAAGACCAGGTCGTTTTGATAGACAAATTATAGTTGGCTTGCCTGATGTTAAAGAACGTCAAGAAATTCTTGAACTCCATGCAAAAGGAAAAAGAATTTCAAGCAATGTCAATATGCAAAAAGTTGCTCGTAGAACACCCGGATATTCAGGGGCACAACTTGAAAATGTGATTAATGAAGCTAGTTTGTTAGCTGTGCGTGCAAATCATGATGTTATTACTCTTGAAGATATTGATGAAGCAATTGACCGTGTAATGGCTGGTCCCGCTAAGAAAAATAGAGTTATTTCGAAAAAAGAATTAACAATGGTTGCTTATCATGAAGCTGGACACGCAGTAGTTGGAATTAAAATTCCTGGCGGAAATAAAGTTCAAAAAATAACAATAATTCCTAGGGGTAATGCCGGCGGATACAACTTAATGATGCCTGAAGAAGAAAAATACAACTTAACTAAACAAGATCTAATTGCTATGATAACTTCATATATGGGTGGACGCGCTGCCGAAGAAATCATTTATGGCTCGAATAATATTTCAACTGGTGCAAGTGACGATATTCAAAAAGCAACAAAATTAGCTAGAAAAATGGTTACTGAGTGAGGTATGTCTGAATTAGGACCAATTCAATATGAAGCTGATGAAGGTTCTCCATTCTTAGGCCGTGACTATTTAAAATCGTCAGGATTTTCTACAAAAGTTGGACATGAAATTGATCTTGAGGTTCGTAAAATCATTGTTGAAGCTCAAGCAAGAGCACATAAAATTATCCAAGAAAACAAAGAACTACTTGAATTAATTAAAGAAGCACTTATTGAAAAAGAAACAATCGTTGCTGAAGAAATTGAATACATTGCAACAAATATGAAGTTACCTGAGGCTGAACAATCAACCAATATTCAGGAAACTAATAAATCATTAAATATTGATGAACTTATTCAATCAACGAATGAATAA
- a CDS encoding Cof-type HAD-IIB family hydrolase, producing MEAKQRYMFALDLDGTLLSSSAKGTVHEVAVKAIERAQKEGHVVCIITGRPWRSTRPIYKMLGLNTVVTNYNGSQIHNPSDENFIPLIKYLNLNEMLYVLGDPKVKNEISNLAIEGPGWVQIDHRDPDLEQVFGFAENPKFIVGLDLNRIPLQPTGIIFDVKETTDPDELRDYLRAKYGDLGEFSYWSKGEGLTPVFDITNVSVNKGRAISLLSRYYGIPLENVVAFGDGLNDVPMFHVATTSVAMKNSKEPVKRHATVRLEYSNVDGGVGHYINKFLDNPEQEIAKSIQKRKEMKTDTYVTADLD from the coding sequence ATGGAAGCAAAACAAAGATATATGTTTGCTCTTGACCTTGATGGAACCCTTCTTTCATCAAGTGCAAAAGGAACTGTTCATGAAGTTGCAGTTAAAGCTATTGAGAGAGCCCAAAAAGAAGGTCACGTTGTTTGCATTATAACTGGAAGACCTTGACGTTCAACAAGACCTATCTATAAAATGTTGGGATTAAATACTGTAGTAACAAACTACAATGGTTCACAAATTCATAACCCAAGCGATGAAAACTTTATTCCATTAATTAAATATCTAAACTTAAATGAAATGCTTTATGTTTTAGGCGACCCAAAAGTAAAAAATGAAATTAGTAACTTAGCAATCGAAGGACCTGGTTGAGTTCAAATCGATCATAGAGACCCAGATTTAGAGCAAGTTTTCGGTTTTGCCGAAAACCCTAAATTTATAGTTGGATTGGACCTAAACAGAATACCATTGCAACCAACTGGAATTATTTTTGATGTTAAAGAAACAACAGACCCAGATGAATTAAGAGACTATTTAAGAGCTAAATATGGTGACTTAGGAGAGTTCTCATATTGATCAAAAGGTGAAGGTTTAACACCTGTATTTGACATTACAAATGTATCAGTAAATAAAGGTCGGGCAATATCTCTTTTAAGTCGTTACTACGGCATTCCATTGGAAAATGTTGTTGCTTTTGGTGATGGATTAAATGACGTTCCAATGTTTCACGTTGCAACAACTTCTGTTGCAATGAAAAACTCAAAAGAACCAGTTAAAAGACATGCGACAGTAAGACTTGAATACTCAAACGTTGATGGTGGGGTTGGCCACTACATTAATAAATTTTTAGACAATCCAGAACAAGAAATAGCCAAAAGTATTCAAAAACGTAAAGAAATGAAGACAGATACTTATGTAACTGCTGATTTAGACTAA